CATCGTGTGCAGCGCGGTGACCGCCGGACCGATGCGGAAGGCCAGCGGGTACGAGGTTGTCCCGGGCTCGACCGGGTCGACGGCGTACAGCAGGAGCACGGCCGCCATCGAGACGAGGAGCACCGTCCACGCACGACGATCCGGCCCCTCGCTCCGCCGTAGCCCCCAACCGAAGCGACGAGCATCGCGATCCCGTTGACCAGACTCGCGCCATCGGAGATCAGCCGAGTCGTCGCCGTTCCGAGTGGAGCGGCGAATGCCACCGCCGTGACCACGAGGACGACCACGACCGCACAACTGAAGGCGCGAAACTGCGCGTGTTCCCGGCTGACCGTTGCATGCATCGCTCGACCATCGGCACCGAGGCCCCTCGAATGGAGCGTCTCTTCCGCTCGGCATTCCGACGGAATCTGTCTAACCTCCCGACTACTACCGAACGAGGAGTCGTCATGGCAGAAGCCGTCATCGTTGCAACATCTCGGACGCCGATCGGGCGTGCGAACAAGGGCTCGCTGGTCGACGCCCGCCCCGACGACCTGTCGTCGTTCATCCTGGCCGACGTCATGGGCAAGGCCGGCGTCGAAGCCGCCGATGTCGAGGACGTCATCTGGGGTATCGGGCAGCCGGGCGGCGAGGGCGGCTACAACATCGCCCGTGTGATCTCGGCCATGCAGGGCCTCGAGATCCCCGGCGTCACCGTCAACCGCTACTGCTCCTCCTCCCTGCAGACCATCCGCATGGCGGCCCATGCGATCATGGCCGGCGAGGGTGACTGTTTCGTCGCCGGTGGCGTGGAAACGGTCAGCCGCTACATGCACGGTGCGGCCGACTCGGGCCCCCACAACGAGAAGTTCGCCGACGCCGAGGCTCGCACCAAGAGCCGGACCAGTGGCGAGGACGGTCCGTGGGCCCCCGCCGCAGGCGTGCCCGACATCTACATCGCCATGGGCCAGACGGCCGAGAACGTCGTCGAGGCCACCGGCATCAGCCGTGAGCGCCAGGACGAGTGGGGCGTCAGTTCCCAGAACCGGGCCGAGGCCGCGCTCAACCGTGGATTCTTCGAGCGCGAGATCACTCCCTACACCCTGCCCGACGGCACCGTGGTGTCGACCGACGACGGCATCCGCGCCGGCACAACGCTCGAGAAGGTGTCGCAGCTCCAGCCGGTGTTCCGTCCCGGTGGCACCGTCACCGCCGGCAACGCATGCCCGCTCAACGACGGCGCGTCTGC
The sequence above is a segment of the Acidimicrobiales bacterium genome. Coding sequences within it:
- a CDS encoding acetyl-CoA C-acetyltransferase, coding for MAEAVIVATSRTPIGRANKGSLVDARPDDLSSFILADVMGKAGVEAADVEDVIWGIGQPGGEGGYNIARVISAMQGLEIPGVTVNRYCSSSLQTIRMAAHAIMAGEGDCFVAGGVETVSRYMHGAADSGPHNEKFADAEARTKSRTSGEDGPWAPAAGVPDIYIAMGQTAENVVEATGISRERQDEWGVSSQNRAEAALNRGFFEREITPYTLPDGTVVSTDDGIRAGTTLEKVSQLQPVFRPGGTVTAGNACPLNDGASAVVVMSDTKAKAMGIEPIARIISSGVSALNPEIMGLGPIDACRQAMARAGMSIGDIDQVEINEAFAVQVIGSADELGIDMDKLNPNGGAIALGHPFGMTGSRIMTTLLNGLQDSGGTIGMESMCVGGGQGMAMIVERLN